CGTGCGCATCGACGGCCGCAGAAGCGCACGGAGGCGGGGGCGCTGTCGCTGGAGCTGGCGATCCTGGCGCCGGTGGTCATGCTGCTGCTCTTCACCATCGTGCAGGCAGGGTTCTACTACTACGCCCGCGACGCGGCCCTTACCGCCGCCCAGCAAGGCGTTGAGACCGCCCGCCTGCGGGGCGCGACGCTCGCCGATGGGGAAACGCAGACCTGGGACCTGCTCAGTCGCACCGGCGGCAGCATCACCGGCCCGGCCGTGACCGGCAGCGACAGCGGCCAACTGGTCACCATCACCGTCACCGGACAGGTGCCCTGCTGGCTCCCCGGCGTCTCCTTCACGGTCAGTCAGACCGCCACGGCAGCGAAGGAGCAGCCCGGGCCATGACCGTTCACAGCCACCCCGCATCGACCGTACGCAGCCCACGCCGTGACGGCCCCTGCCGCTGCCGCGACGCTGGTGCGCTGTCGCTGGAGCTGGCGATCCTGGCGCCGGCCATCTTGATGTTCCTGGCGCTGATGGTCGTGTGCGGGCGGATCTACCTGACCGGCAGCACCGTGGACGACGCCGCGAGAGACGCCGCCCGAGCCGCGTCCCTGCAGAACAACCCGAGCGCCGCGCGGACCATCGCGCTGCAGGTTGCCAGCCAGTCGCTGGCCGCCCAGGGACTGCACTGCCTGGCCACCGACGTCCAGGTCCCCACCGCCGCGTTCGCCACGCCGCTCGGCCAGCCCGCCGCGGTAACTGTGACTGTCACCTGCCGGGTCAACCTGTCCGACGTCGGCTTCCCGGGCCTGCCCGGCAGCAAGGTCCTCACGGGCTCCTTCACCAGTTCCCTGGACGAGTTCAGGCCCAGGACCGCCCTTGGCCGCGGCACTCCCGGTACCTGCGGCATCCCGTCTCGCACCTCAGGAGGGGAAGCGGATGCGCCCGCCACGGCCTGACCGAAGCAGCAGCCGGCAGCGAGACCAACGCCGCCAGGAGCATGAGCGGGGCAGTCTCTCCCTGTTCACGGCGATCGTCATCCTCGCGGTCCTGGCCGTTCTGGCCCTGGTCGTCGACGGCGGCGGCCGGCTCCAGGCCCTGGCCAAGGCCGAAGGCACCGCGCAGGAAGCCGCCCGCACCGGAGCCCAGTCCCTCAACGCCGCAGGCGCGCTGACCGGGCACGGCTTCACCGTCGACAACACCGCAGCCGTCGCCGCTGCGAACGCCTACCTCAAGGCGGCCGGCGTGTCCGGCACCGTCACCACGGTCGGCAACCGCATCGAGGTCACCGTGACCGCCCCGTTCACACCGCTGTTCCCACTGCTGGGCGCCGGGACCGTCACCGGCCACGGCAGCGCCCTGCTCCTCTACCAGCCCGGAGGCTGAGATGGCTGCCACCAAACTCGTGCGCGCCGCGGCCGCCCTGGCCGCGATCGCGCTCCTGGAACTCGGCATCCCCACCGCCCTGCTGGCCGTCGGGGTCCTGCCGTCCTGGGCGCAGCTGACGGGGGCGCTGACCGGGCCGGACAACGGCACCCTGTTCCTGGGCGCGCTCACCCTCCTCGGCTGGGCTGCCTGGGCCGCGCTGACCCTAAGCTTCACTGTCGAGGCCGCGGCCGTGCTGCGGCACCGCAGCGCACCCCGGCTCCCGGTCCTCGGCGTCACCCAGCATCTGGCCGCGTCCCTGGTCGCCGCGATCGTCGTCCTGCTCCCCTCCACCGGCGCTCTTGCCAGCGCCGTACCCGCGACCGCGGCCACACTGCACCTTCCGCATGCCGCCGCGACGACACCGGAGCGGGCCGCAGCCAACGCCGCGAGAGCCGGCGCCGGATCGGCATCGCCGGACGAGGCGGGCGGTACCCACACGGTGGCCTCGAGCGACGAGACGCTGTGGGGCATCGCCGAGCACTACCTGGGCGACGGGCTGCGCTGGCGGGAGATCGCCGCCCTCAACCAGGGCGTCCCGCAGGCCGATGGACAGACCCTGACCGCCCACACCGTGCACCTGGCCCCGGGGTGGACGCTGCGGCTCCCCGCCGACTCCACGAACCATCCCCTCAGCCGGGACGGCAAATCCCCGCGGGGCAATGCAGGCAGCGATGATCAGGCCGGCGGCACCCGCGCAACCAGCAGCCACGCCCACCGGAGTACAGGAGGAGGCCACGAGCGCGTCCACGTCGTACGACCCGGCGAGACGCTGTCGCAGATCGCCGAAACCGACCTGGGCGACGCGGACGACTACCCCGCCATCTACGCAGCCAGCACCCACACCCTGCAGCCCGACGGCGCGCACCTGACCGACCCGGACCTCATCCTGCCCGGCTGGCGCCTGACCATCCCCCGCCCCGGCACCCCCATAACCACCGGCACAACCAGCACACCCGGCGCCCCAGGCACGGTCCACGCCGGCGGCACGCACGGCGGGTCCGGATCAGGCCACCACCCTGCCCCCGGCACCCCCACCGCCGACCCAACCCGGACCCCGCCCCCATCAGCCGTGACGACGGCACCCACCGGGACCCCGACCGGCACATCCACCACCGCGCCGACCGCAACCGCCACCACGCCCACCGCCTCCCCTCCTCCAATGACCAGCCCGCCCCCAAGCACGACGGCCGCGGCACCGGCACCGCCCGCCGCAGCGCACACAACCAGCGAGTCAGCGCCGGGCAGCGAACTGCGGATCGGCGCCGCGGTCGCCGCACTGCTCGCGGGCGGACTGCTCGGCGGATACGCCATCAAACGCGCCCTGCAGCAGCGCAACCGGCGCCCCGGCCAGACCATCGCCGTCCCGGCCCAGACCAGCAGCCTGGAGCAGGTCCTTGCCGCCCAGGCCGACGTCGCCAGCGCCGACCTCCTCGACCGAGCCCTACGCACCCTGGCCGCGCACCTGTCCGACGGGGAGCCGCTCCCCCAGCTCGACGCGGCCCGCGTCGGCCACACCGGCATCCAGCTCCGCGCCAGCGGGCCACCCCTCCCCCCGTTCACCGCCGGGCCCGCCGGCTGGTGGACATTGGACCCGGCCGCCACGGTGCTCGACCCCGCCGCCGCGGGCCAAATTCCCGCCCCCTATCCACTGTTGGCAACCCTGGGCGCCGAGGCAGACGGCACCCTCCTGCTGGTCAACCTCGCCGCCGCCGGCACCGTCCTCCTCGACGGCACCCCCGCCCAGGTCCGCGAAGTCGCCCGCGCGCTCGCGCTGGAGGCCGCCACCTGCCCGTGGGGACAGGAGCTGCAGGTCCTCAGCTCAGGACTGGTCGACACCACCCTGCCCGCCATGATGGCCACCGGTCGCCTGCGGCGCCTCGACACGATCAGCCACGCCGTCACCGACCTGGCCGACCAACTCCTGACGGCACACCAGGATCCCGACGCCGCCCTGCCCTGGATACTCGTCGCCAGCGACAGCATCGACCAGGACACCGCCTGGGAACTGGCCAACCTCATCCACCACTCCCCCGCCCCACCCATCGCGCTCGCCCTGCCCGGCCGCGACATCGGCCCTCTGTTCCCCCACGCGCTACGGCTCGACTGCTCCAGCACAGACCCGCAGACACTGCCCACAGGCGTCGCCCCGGTCCGACTCCAGCGCGTCACCGAGACCGAGTACCAGATCCTCAGCCGGGACCTGAGCATCACCGAGCAACCGGCCCACCCCGCCGCCGGCGCGTGGACCCACGTCCCAAGCGACACCGACTACCCGCCCCAGCCGACCACAGACCCTCCGATCCAGGACGCCGCCACCACCCCAAACACCCGCAAAGGACCGACAACGGCACCAGCCGGCGACCAGCCCGGACACCCCGTCACGCCGTTCCTGGCCTTCGCGGCGACCACAACCGATTCCGCACGACACAGCTCCACGTCCCTCCCGCGTCCCCTTCCAGCAGCGAACGCCCCCGGCCAGCCAGGCGCACCGGCCGCGCCCGCACAAACCCGCGACGATGCGCCCGCACAGGTGACGGCTCGGCCAGCACCGCTGCCCGACACCGCCGACCCCCACGCCCCGGAGATCCGCATCCTGGGACCCGTCGACGTGACCGGACTGGGCACCAGCG
This genomic interval from Streptacidiphilus rugosus AM-16 contains the following:
- a CDS encoding TadE/TadG family type IV pilus assembly protein, encoding MTSFPSPRSCGGAARPWRLRRAHQRLLRAHRRPQKRTEAGALSLELAILAPVVMLLLFTIVQAGFYYYARDAALTAAQQGVETARLRGATLADGETQTWDLLSRTGGSITGPAVTGSDSGQLVTITVTGQVPCWLPGVSFTVSQTATAAKEQPGP
- a CDS encoding TadE/TadG family type IV pilus assembly protein — translated: MTVHSHPASTVRSPRRDGPCRCRDAGALSLELAILAPAILMFLALMVVCGRIYLTGSTVDDAARDAARAASLQNNPSAARTIALQVASQSLAAQGLHCLATDVQVPTAAFATPLGQPAAVTVTVTCRVNLSDVGFPGLPGSKVLTGSFTSSLDEFRPRTALGRGTPGTCGIPSRTSGGEADAPATA
- a CDS encoding LysM peptidoglycan-binding domain-containing protein, coding for MAATKLVRAAAALAAIALLELGIPTALLAVGVLPSWAQLTGALTGPDNGTLFLGALTLLGWAAWAALTLSFTVEAAAVLRHRSAPRLPVLGVTQHLAASLVAAIVVLLPSTGALASAVPATAATLHLPHAAATTPERAAANAARAGAGSASPDEAGGTHTVASSDETLWGIAEHYLGDGLRWREIAALNQGVPQADGQTLTAHTVHLAPGWTLRLPADSTNHPLSRDGKSPRGNAGSDDQAGGTRATSSHAHRSTGGGHERVHVVRPGETLSQIAETDLGDADDYPAIYAASTHTLQPDGAHLTDPDLILPGWRLTIPRPGTPITTGTTSTPGAPGTVHAGGTHGGSGSGHHPAPGTPTADPTRTPPPSAVTTAPTGTPTGTSTTAPTATATTPTASPPPMTSPPPSTTAAAPAPPAAAHTTSESAPGSELRIGAAVAALLAGGLLGGYAIKRALQQRNRRPGQTIAVPAQTSSLEQVLAAQADVASADLLDRALRTLAAHLSDGEPLPQLDAARVGHTGIQLRASGPPLPPFTAGPAGWWTLDPAATVLDPAAAGQIPAPYPLLATLGAEADGTLLLVNLAAAGTVLLDGTPAQVREVARALALEAATCPWGQELQVLSSGLVDTTLPAMMATGRLRRLDTISHAVTDLADQLLTAHQDPDAALPWILVASDSIDQDTAWELANLIHHSPAPPIALALPGRDIGPLFPHALRLDCSSTDPQTLPTGVAPVRLQRVTETEYQILSRDLSITEQPAHPAAGAWTHVPSDTDYPPQPTTDPPIQDAATTPNTRKGPTTAPAGDQPGHPVTPFLAFAATTTDSARHSSTSLPRPLPAANAPGQPGAPAAPAQTRDDAPAQVTARPAPLPDTADPHAPEIRILGPVDVTGLGTSGRGKRLAEVAAYLYLRPGRTRDDLAYAMNPNQPWGERSVKQRLSDLRSLLGPAPDGTPRLARSARNGALPTLTGVRSDWDRFQKLAERGLLAGPAGVGDLEAALALVRGRPFAGSTAAWSMPDHQEMVSRIVDTAHTLARYRTAAGDLHPARAAIAKGIDVHPTAELLYRDWIALEAAHGSHSEVQHVISRLQDALRTLDVEMEHATRTLIEAVYQRDLKGSA